In Syntrophotaleaceae bacterium, a genomic segment contains:
- a CDS encoding GGDEF domain-containing protein — MNKQPGAKKSFMSLYLLHSLLMAVLLLALAIPLYLIFTKPVTESIRGIGFLLMGLLPIAIAAVLYHMYGLFIRPVRQLLQNILTFGRGKTPPRDYRIPALWTPWFESLENSFQSLSQKTEEIVLQNQNLERLLRERTAELELINSTLGEEMEVRSITENALQAVNMKLQETSTVDGLTGIANRRKFEEYLSQTWGQQVRDRAPLSLILCEIDRFSQLQDTYGYQASDYCLRELAGVVKNVLHRPGDLPARCEGGKFYILLPKTDSQGAIQVAEKLQQAIADQQNQAASITSRIGFTIGLASILPDRGSSAKKLMEMAEQALHRARAQEQRCVAI; from the coding sequence ATGAACAAGCAGCCCGGCGCGAAAAAAAGTTTTATGAGTCTGTACCTGCTTCACAGCCTTCTCATGGCTGTACTTCTGCTTGCTCTGGCGATTCCCCTATACCTGATTTTCACCAAACCGGTTACCGAGTCGATCCGGGGAATCGGTTTTCTTCTGATGGGGCTGCTGCCGATAGCAATCGCTGCAGTTCTATACCATATGTATGGTCTTTTCATCCGCCCGGTGCGGCAGCTGCTGCAGAACATCCTGACTTTCGGTCGCGGCAAGACCCCTCCCAGGGATTACCGTATCCCCGCCCTTTGGACCCCCTGGTTCGAATCCCTTGAAAACAGCTTTCAGAGCCTGAGTCAGAAGACCGAGGAAATCGTTCTGCAGAATCAGAACCTTGAAAGACTTCTGCGGGAACGAACCGCGGAACTGGAGTTGATCAACTCCACCCTGGGTGAGGAAATGGAGGTGCGCAGCATCACCGAAAACGCCCTGCAGGCCGTCAACATGAAGCTGCAGGAAACCTCGACAGTGGATGGATTGACCGGAATCGCCAACCGTCGCAAGTTCGAGGAATACCTCTCCCAAACCTGGGGGCAGCAGGTCCGGGACCGGGCTCCGCTATCCCTGATTCTTTGCGAAATCGATCGGTTCAGTCAGTTGCAGGATACCTACGGGTACCAGGCATCCGACTACTGTCTGCGGGAGCTCGCCGGAGTCGTTAAAAACGTTCTGCATCGCCCGGGAGACCTGCCTGCGCGTTGCGAGGGGGGGAAATTTTACATCCTTCTACCCAAAACCGACTCCCAGGGAGCCATCCAGGTCGCCGAGAAATTACAGCAGGCTATTGCCGATCAGCAAAATCAGGCAGCCTCGATCACTTCCCGCATCGGCTTCACGATCGGTCTCGCCTCCATCCTGCCAGATCGGGGCAGCTCGGCCAAAAAACTGATGGAAATGGCTGAACAGGCCCTGCATCGGGCTCGCGCCCAGGAACAGCGCTGCGTCGCCATCTGA
- a CDS encoding methyltransferase domain-containing protein gives MPAETEHPHDDPAARTTGRTLDHAAPVYDLLAPLMTFGLERGYRKRAIDLLSLNGTEKVLDIGCGTGTLSREIASALNDKEHSRVIGVDAATEMIRVARRKGAALPNLNFEAALAEELPFENETFDCAVSTFFFHHVEFALKQKTLTEMYRVLKQDGSAVIVDVDTPDNWFGRICAWSGYLLFRQEEIRENIDGLLRQALEEGPFPFVRLVSRHSGYISIFELKK, from the coding sequence ATGCCTGCTGAAACGGAACACCCTCATGACGATCCCGCTGCCCGGACAACGGGCAGAACTCTTGACCACGCGGCTCCGGTCTATGACCTGCTGGCTCCCCTCATGACCTTCGGCCTCGAACGGGGCTATCGGAAACGGGCCATCGATCTGCTTAGCCTCAACGGTACGGAAAAGGTTCTGGACATCGGCTGCGGCACCGGCACCCTGAGCAGGGAGATTGCCTCAGCACTGAATGACAAGGAACATTCCAGGGTCATCGGAGTGGATGCCGCTACGGAAATGATCAGGGTTGCGCGCCGCAAGGGGGCCGCTCTCCCCAATCTGAACTTCGAAGCCGCCCTGGCTGAAGAGTTGCCGTTTGAAAACGAAACCTTCGATTGTGCGGTCTCGACCTTTTTTTTTCACCATGTCGAATTTGCCCTGAAACAAAAAACATTGACGGAGATGTATCGCGTTCTCAAACAGGATGGCAGCGCCGTAATTGTCGATGTCGACACCCCCGACAACTGGTTCGGAAGAATCTGTGCCTGGTCCGGATACCTGCTGTTTCGCCAGGAAGAAATCCGTGAGAATATCGACGGTCTGCTGCGCCAGGCTCTGGAAGAGGGCCCTTTTCCCTTTGTTCGCCTGGTGTCCCGTCACAGTGGATACATTTCCATCTTCGAACTCAAAAAATGA
- a CDS encoding desulfoferrodoxin FeS4 iron-binding domain-containing protein → MGQKGEVYRCDICGQVVEVKQGGAGELVCCGEPMKKE, encoded by the coding sequence ATGGGCCAAAAAGGAGAAGTTTACCGCTGTGACATCTGTGGCCAGGTCGTTGAAGTCAAACAGGGCGGGGCGGGCGAACTGGTCTGCTGCGGCGAACCCATGAAGAAGGAATAA
- a CDS encoding HAD family phosphatase, producing MLKAIFWDNDGILVDTEHLYYQASREALEQVGIPLSLDDFAHLTLDQGLSPLMLAERNGHPREKIEELRLLKNRRYSELLQNGAEPIAGVTETLASLHGRVSMGIVTSSRKDHFDLIHQNNGLLSYFDFILTREDYVCSKPSPEPYLKALALSGLLPEECLVIEDTRRGLQAALEAGLRCIVIPSRLAPGDKFTGAYRVFPDLSQVRDFLLQEDL from the coding sequence ATGCTCAAAGCGATTTTCTGGGATAACGACGGAATTCTGGTCGATACGGAACACCTCTATTATCAAGCCAGCCGGGAGGCCTTGGAACAGGTCGGTATCCCGCTCTCCCTGGACGATTTTGCCCATTTGACCCTGGATCAGGGGCTGAGTCCGCTGATGCTTGCCGAACGAAACGGTCACCCCAGAGAAAAGATCGAGGAACTGCGTCTGCTCAAAAACCGCAGATATTCGGAGTTGCTGCAAAACGGCGCCGAACCGATCGCAGGGGTGACGGAGACTCTCGCCTCCCTGCACGGCCGCGTCAGCATGGGTATCGTGACCAGTTCGAGAAAAGACCATTTCGACCTCATTCATCAGAACAACGGGTTGCTTTCCTACTTCGATTTCATTCTGACCCGTGAGGACTATGTCTGCAGCAAGCCCAGTCCGGAACCTTATCTGAAGGCTCTGGCCCTGAGCGGCCTGCTTCCGGAGGAGTGCCTGGTGATCGAGGACACCCGAAGGGGTCTGCAGGCAGCTCTGGAGGCAGGACTGCGCTGTATCGTCATCCCCAGCCGGCTAGCTCCCGGCGACAAATTTACCGGCGCCTACCGGGTTTTTCCAGATCTCAGCCAGGTCAGAGATTTCCTTCTGCAGGAGGACTTATGA
- the malQ gene encoding 4-alpha-glucanotransferase → MMNHQRSSGILLHPTALPGPHGIGSLGREAYKFVDFLAAAGQAIWQILPLGPTGYGDSPYSAFSAFAGNPLLICLQKLEETGDLEPEDFDETSFPGDRIDFPSVRKFKEPLLFKAAGRFRQTADPDRQQAFVTFCADQAEWLDDYTLFKALRQQHFEQPWNLWPEDIRQRRPETLTFWRQELAETIFCLRYCQFIFYEQWMALKRYANGKGIRILGDLPIFVALDSADVWSDPEDFHLDEERRPTLVAGVPPDYFSKTGQRWGNPLYRWDRLRDRDFAWWRKRLGWALTQTDLLRIDHFRGFDACWAIPAEEKTAVNGSWMSVPGEELFRALISEMGDLPLIAEDLGVITPEVEALRDQFNLPGMKVLQFAFDSGPDNPYLPHNLQRNCVIYTGTHDNDTTLGWWESLTEDQQKSVKAYLGQDHPQIPWALIHLAMISVADLCITPLQDVLELGCEARMNRPGNPEENWSWRFSPGSLTDGLAQRLEELTRISGRAPI, encoded by the coding sequence ATCATGAATCATCAACGCTCAAGCGGCATTCTGCTCCACCCCACCGCCCTCCCCGGCCCCCATGGCATCGGCAGCCTCGGCCGCGAAGCCTATAAATTCGTCGATTTCCTGGCTGCGGCCGGACAAGCAATTTGGCAGATTCTGCCCCTCGGTCCGACCGGCTACGGCGATTCCCCCTACAGCGCTTTTTCCGCTTTTGCCGGCAACCCTCTGCTGATCTGTTTGCAAAAACTGGAGGAGACGGGTGACCTTGAGCCTGAGGATTTTGACGAGACCTCCTTCCCCGGCGACCGCATCGATTTTCCCTCGGTGCGCAAGTTCAAGGAACCGTTGCTGTTCAAGGCGGCCGGCCGCTTCCGCCAAACGGCCGATCCCGACCGCCAGCAGGCCTTTGTCACCTTCTGTGCCGATCAGGCCGAATGGCTGGACGACTATACTCTCTTCAAAGCTTTGCGGCAGCAGCATTTCGAGCAGCCGTGGAATCTCTGGCCCGAGGACATCAGACAGCGTCGTCCCGAAACTCTGACTTTCTGGCGCCAGGAACTGGCGGAAACAATTTTCTGCCTCCGTTATTGCCAGTTCATCTTCTATGAACAGTGGATGGCGCTCAAGCGGTATGCAAACGGGAAGGGAATCCGGATTCTGGGAGACCTGCCGATCTTCGTCGCCCTCGATTCCGCAGATGTCTGGAGCGACCCGGAGGATTTCCACCTGGATGAGGAACGCCGGCCGACCCTGGTCGCCGGGGTTCCCCCGGACTATTTCAGCAAGACCGGTCAGCGGTGGGGAAACCCACTGTATCGCTGGGATCGCCTGCGGGACAGGGACTTCGCCTGGTGGCGCAAAAGACTGGGCTGGGCCCTGACGCAGACCGACCTGCTGCGCATCGATCATTTTCGGGGATTCGACGCCTGCTGGGCGATTCCTGCCGAGGAAAAAACAGCCGTCAATGGGTCATGGATGTCGGTACCGGGCGAGGAGCTGTTTCGGGCATTGATTTCGGAAATGGGAGATCTGCCTCTGATTGCCGAAGACCTCGGGGTCATCACCCCTGAAGTGGAAGCGTTGCGGGACCAATTCAACCTTCCCGGCATGAAGGTTCTGCAGTTTGCCTTCGACTCCGGTCCGGACAACCCCTACCTGCCCCACAATCTGCAACGCAACTGCGTCATCTATACCGGTACTCATGACAACGACACGACTCTTGGCTGGTGGGAGTCGCTGACGGAAGATCAGCAGAAGTCCGTCAAAGCCTACCTGGGCCAGGATCATCCACAGATACCCTGGGCACTCATCCATCTGGCCATGATCAGCGTCGCCGATCTCTGCATAACCCCCCTGCAGGATGTCCTCGAACTCGGCTGCGAGGCCCGCATGAATCGCCCCGGGAACCCGGAAGAAAACTGGAGCTGGCGGTTTTCACCGGGCTCGCTGACGGATGGGCTGGCACAAAGGCTTGAAGAGTTGACCAGAATCAGCGGCCGGGCACCTATCTGA
- a CDS encoding DUF2235 domain-containing protein gives MPKKIVISFDGTWNTPDTGKDVDGDSSTNVWKLHDAVHPVDDAGIEQRKWYEEGVGTKWYNKIRGGAFGVGLSEKIQLGYKHLARTYEEGDQIYIFGFSRGAYSARSLVGLIRNAGLLRKEHIRRVAAAYSLYRTRDEGADSENAQFFRRSFSREVNIHFLGVWDTVGALGIPVESFDWFNKAYYQFHDTVLSGIVKNAYHAVAVDEHRKSYECTLWDPREKPNQTVEQIWFSGAHANVGGGYADNRLSDISLAWMAGKARKCGLALDETKISPVPAELPPVTDSYRQFLGGAYCKFEPRFYRTLGATPYGQEQVDETVIRRARLDPNYRPKNHVLNNLVGSDQPVGRIRG, from the coding sequence ATGCCAAAGAAAATCGTCATCTCCTTCGATGGGACCTGGAACACTCCGGATACGGGCAAGGACGTCGACGGCGACAGCAGCACCAACGTTTGGAAACTTCATGATGCCGTTCATCCTGTCGATGATGCCGGCATTGAGCAGCGAAAATGGTATGAAGAGGGGGTCGGAACGAAGTGGTACAACAAAATCCGCGGAGGAGCCTTCGGGGTCGGTCTTTCCGAAAAGATTCAGCTGGGTTACAAGCATTTGGCAAGAACTTACGAGGAAGGAGACCAGATCTACATCTTCGGTTTCAGCCGGGGCGCCTACTCGGCACGGAGCCTGGTCGGCCTGATTCGCAATGCCGGGCTGCTGAGGAAGGAACATATTCGACGGGTTGCCGCAGCCTACTCCCTCTATCGCACCCGGGACGAGGGTGCGGATTCGGAAAATGCGCAGTTTTTTCGCAGGAGCTTTTCGCGGGAGGTCAATATCCATTTTCTGGGGGTCTGGGATACCGTGGGGGCTCTCGGCATTCCGGTGGAATCCTTCGACTGGTTCAACAAGGCCTACTATCAGTTCCACGACACGGTGCTCAGCGGTATCGTGAAGAACGCCTATCATGCCGTTGCCGTCGACGAGCATCGAAAGAGCTATGAGTGCACTCTGTGGGATCCCCGGGAAAAACCGAATCAGACCGTAGAGCAGATCTGGTTTTCGGGGGCCCATGCCAATGTTGGCGGCGGATACGCCGACAACAGACTCTCCGACATTTCTCTGGCGTGGATGGCGGGGAAAGCCCGCAAGTGCGGCCTCGCCCTGGATGAAACCAAAATTTCCCCGGTCCCGGCCGAATTGCCGCCAGTGACCGATTCCTACCGCCAATTCCTCGGCGGCGCCTACTGCAAGTTCGAACCGAGATTCTACCGCACCCTGGGCGCCACACCCTACGGCCAGGAGCAGGTCGACGAGACGGTCATCCGACGTGCCCGGCTCGATCCCAACTACCGTCCCAAGAACCATGTTCTGAACAACCTGGTCGGGTCCGACCAGCCGGTTGGCAGGATACGGGGGTGA
- a CDS encoding ABC transporter substrate-binding protein, with product MFRNPVHQAVMVLTGAILAAAFVAGSLMHQETPPSAGAAPNPIRMAFENQIDDALFIIAMEKNFFQAAGVPVAAVNPQNGSSAEALFSGKADMAAVDESTALIALSRELPLKIIASHAVSRPGGREESSPLLILASDNLLRQRPDMVRNLLATLGRAEDFMRGNSEESATILGEATGLEPVPLQNSMKRHEFRLRLDAAVLAGLEARAKDLSRQGIIDRPPDLSRSADAGYLPVKDDGSPKS from the coding sequence ATGTTCCGTAATCCTGTCCACCAGGCAGTCATGGTGCTGACCGGTGCCATACTCGCCGCCGCATTCGTGGCCGGCAGTCTCATGCATCAAGAAACCCCGCCAAGCGCTGGCGCCGCCCCCAATCCCATCCGGATGGCTTTCGAGAACCAGATCGACGACGCCCTTTTCATCATCGCCATGGAAAAGAACTTTTTCCAGGCGGCCGGGGTTCCAGTTGCCGCAGTCAATCCCCAAAACGGGTCTTCAGCCGAAGCCCTATTTTCCGGCAAGGCCGATATGGCCGCCGTGGATGAATCCACGGCGCTCATCGCCCTGTCCCGGGAACTGCCCCTGAAGATCATCGCCAGCCATGCCGTCAGCCGGCCCGGAGGCCGGGAAGAGTCTTCTCCCCTGCTCATCCTGGCCAGCGACAATCTGTTGCGGCAGCGTCCGGACATGGTGCGAAACCTGCTGGCTACCTTGGGCAGGGCCGAGGATTTCATGCGGGGTAATTCGGAGGAATCCGCGACGATCCTGGGCGAAGCCACCGGCCTGGAACCAGTTCCCCTGCAGAATTCGATGAAACGGCACGAGTTCCGCCTGCGCCTGGACGCTGCGGTGCTGGCCGGCCTGGAAGCCAGGGCAAAGGACCTCAGCAGGCAGGGAATCATCGATCGGCCGCCCGACTTGAGTCGCAGCGCAGACGCCGGCTACCTGCCCGTGAAAGATGACGGCTCGCCGAAATCCTGA
- a CDS encoding AsmA family protein has translation MKKLFIAIGVMVILLVGILIFGVSKIGPIIKQAVNTRGPQITGTELKLGDVDIAFFSGQLELQNFLLGNPQGFAAPYAMTVESIKVDLDEKTVTEETVVIDLIAVQKPEIFYEKKAKSDNFQAILKHVKKTVGKGGAEPAAEEKSGKKLLIREFVVQGGQVNLAVPGLNEKITAGLPEIRLVNIGGEQQGVVPAEAARQIVAALYEKVLSAPVRQELDQQLQNLGGEALKLKDRAAQDLERSAREKMGEGVEGASEKLKGLFGQ, from the coding sequence ATGAAAAAGCTTTTTATTGCTATCGGCGTGATGGTCATTCTTTTGGTGGGTATTCTCATTTTCGGCGTTTCAAAGATAGGACCGATCATCAAGCAGGCGGTGAATACCCGAGGGCCGCAGATAACCGGTACTGAGCTCAAGCTCGGCGATGTGGACATCGCTTTTTTTAGCGGGCAGCTGGAATTGCAGAATTTTCTCCTCGGCAATCCTCAAGGGTTCGCTGCTCCGTATGCCATGACCGTCGAATCGATCAAAGTCGATCTAGATGAAAAGACGGTTACGGAAGAGACGGTGGTGATCGACTTGATCGCGGTGCAAAAGCCTGAGATATTTTACGAAAAAAAAGCTAAAAGCGATAATTTTCAAGCCATTCTCAAGCATGTGAAAAAGACTGTCGGAAAAGGAGGGGCCGAACCTGCGGCCGAAGAGAAGTCCGGGAAAAAGCTGCTGATCCGAGAGTTTGTCGTGCAAGGGGGGCAGGTTAATCTGGCCGTGCCCGGTCTCAATGAAAAAATCACGGCGGGCCTGCCCGAAATTCGGCTGGTGAATATCGGCGGCGAACAACAGGGGGTGGTCCCGGCGGAAGCCGCAAGACAGATCGTTGCCGCTCTGTACGAAAAAGTTCTTTCCGCCCCGGTGCGTCAGGAACTTGATCAACAGTTGCAGAATCTGGGTGGGGAAGCCCTGAAGTTGAAGGATCGGGCGGCACAAGACCTGGAAAGATCGGCCCGGGAAAAAATGGGAGAAGGGGTCGAGGGGGCGAGTGAAAAACTGAAAGGACTTTTCGGGCAGTAG
- a CDS encoding DUF1847 domain-containing protein, producing the protein MDLVTEALNRTDDNPADCIEFYNEDDRRLMRLAEAAKKRGADRVEELMRFARAAGICRIGIAHCVALTGAALTLEQRLQGEFEIKRVDCKLCRIPAEALIEGARGTACNPVGQARVLAAAGTELNIALGLCVGHDLLFSKHSAAPCTTLVVKDRVHQHNPLAALQ; encoded by the coding sequence ATGGATTTAGTCACGGAAGCCCTCAACCGCACGGATGACAACCCGGCCGATTGCATTGAGTTTTACAACGAAGACGACCGACGGCTCATGCGGCTTGCCGAGGCGGCCAAAAAAAGGGGAGCCGACCGGGTTGAGGAACTGATGCGCTTCGCGCGCGCCGCCGGCATATGCCGGATCGGCATCGCCCATTGCGTTGCCCTGACCGGGGCTGCCCTAACCCTCGAGCAGAGACTGCAAGGGGAGTTCGAAATCAAGCGGGTCGATTGCAAACTGTGCCGGATTCCAGCCGAAGCATTGATCGAAGGCGCCCGTGGAACTGCCTGTAATCCGGTGGGCCAGGCCAGGGTGCTGGCTGCGGCAGGCACCGAACTGAACATCGCTCTGGGGCTCTGTGTGGGCCACGATCTGCTTTTCTCCAAACATAGCGCCGCCCCTTGCACCACTCTCGTGGTGAAGGACCGGGTTCACCAGCACAATCCCCTGGCGGCCCTGCAATGA
- the uvrC gene encoding excinuclease ABC subunit UvrC, giving the protein MADIDLKKFPVTPGVYLMKDAQGEILYVGKAKQLRNRLRGYFSAAGDGRNHIRFLMNRVSSIDTIVTDTEKEALILENTLIKKYRPRYNINLRDDKTYVSLRLDPREKFPTFQIVRKVRKDGARYFGPFSSAAAVRETLKFIYRIFPLRHHPFETCRRRNRPCLYYQIGQCSAPCQGLIDAGEYQSLVDGAVALLTGKEREVLEDLRQRMSRAAENLDFEDAARLRDQIRAIEETVERQKVVAADGGDQDVVGLHREGGEVELAILFVREGKVIGRRNYNLEWRLAEEELLSSFLQEFYGREVVIPERLLLPLPIDDADTISEWLTDRKGRKVRVLVSERGAGRQLVDLACRNAQESFRERGSRREARQEVLRDIAGRLHLNRFPQRIECFDISNVQGRFSVGSMAVLSDGEPDKGAYRHFRVRTVEGADDFASLYEVLKRRLKRGIEEELLPDLILIDGGKGQLSVLTAVLGEMDLRGRIDAVGIAKSRVRANVRGHGVERSEERFFLPGRKNPVLLRQGSPALFMLERLRDEAHRFAITHHRKLRNRVTLHSVLEEIPGIGEQRRKALLGHFGSLKKIRQASLEELEGMPGLPRALARRIFETFQGDKGG; this is encoded by the coding sequence ATGGCGGACATCGATCTGAAAAAATTTCCCGTCACCCCCGGCGTCTACCTGATGAAGGATGCCCAGGGTGAGATCCTCTATGTCGGCAAGGCGAAGCAACTGCGCAACCGACTGCGCGGCTATTTCTCGGCTGCAGGGGACGGACGGAACCATATCCGTTTTCTGATGAACCGGGTCAGCAGTATCGACACCATCGTCACCGATACGGAAAAGGAAGCCCTGATCCTCGAAAATACCCTGATCAAGAAGTACCGCCCCCGCTACAACATCAATCTGCGGGACGACAAAACCTATGTCTCCCTGCGTCTCGATCCCCGGGAAAAATTTCCCACCTTTCAGATTGTAAGAAAGGTTCGCAAGGACGGGGCCCGCTATTTCGGACCCTTTTCCTCGGCAGCAGCCGTTCGGGAGACGCTAAAGTTCATCTATCGCATTTTCCCCCTCCGTCACCACCCTTTTGAGACCTGCCGACGGCGCAACCGACCCTGCCTCTATTATCAGATCGGGCAGTGCAGCGCCCCCTGCCAGGGTTTGATCGACGCCGGAGAGTATCAGAGTTTGGTCGATGGCGCCGTTGCCCTGCTGACGGGCAAAGAGCGGGAGGTTCTTGAGGACCTGCGGCAGAGAATGAGCCGGGCCGCGGAGAACCTCGATTTCGAAGATGCGGCCCGGTTGCGGGACCAGATCAGAGCCATCGAGGAAACCGTCGAGCGGCAGAAAGTGGTCGCGGCGGACGGCGGCGATCAGGACGTGGTGGGTCTGCACCGGGAAGGTGGAGAGGTGGAGTTGGCAATCCTTTTCGTTCGGGAGGGTAAGGTGATCGGACGGCGCAACTACAACCTGGAATGGCGGTTGGCTGAAGAAGAGCTGCTCTCGTCTTTTCTGCAGGAGTTTTACGGGCGGGAGGTGGTCATTCCCGAAAGGCTGCTGCTTCCGCTTCCCATCGATGACGCCGACACCATTTCCGAGTGGCTGACTGATCGAAAAGGGAGAAAGGTTCGCGTTCTGGTGTCGGAACGGGGTGCCGGACGGCAACTTGTGGATCTGGCGTGCAGAAACGCCCAGGAGTCCTTCCGGGAGCGGGGCAGCCGACGGGAGGCCCGGCAGGAGGTGCTGCGCGATATCGCCGGACGGCTGCACCTGAACCGCTTTCCCCAGCGCATCGAATGTTTCGATATTTCCAACGTCCAGGGGCGCTTCAGCGTCGGCAGCATGGCGGTTCTCAGCGATGGGGAGCCGGACAAGGGAGCCTATCGGCATTTCCGTGTTCGGACCGTGGAAGGGGCCGATGATTTCGCCTCCCTCTACGAGGTGCTCAAGCGCCGGCTGAAAAGGGGCATCGAGGAAGAGCTGCTGCCCGACCTGATCCTCATCGACGGCGGCAAGGGACAGCTTTCGGTCCTGACCGCGGTCCTTGGGGAGATGGATCTGAGAGGGCGAATCGACGCCGTCGGAATCGCCAAGAGCCGGGTCCGCGCCAATGTGCGCGGCCATGGCGTGGAACGGAGCGAGGAACGCTTCTTCCTGCCGGGACGCAAGAATCCTGTCCTTCTGCGGCAGGGTTCTCCTGCACTGTTCATGCTGGAAAGGCTGCGGGACGAGGCCCATCGTTTCGCCATCACTCACCATCGCAAGCTGCGCAACCGTGTCACCCTGCATTCGGTTCTGGAGGAGATTCCGGGAATCGGCGAACAGCGACGCAAGGCTTTGCTTGGCCATTTCGGCAGTCTGAAGAAAATCCGCCAAGCCTCACTGGAGGAGCTTGAAGGCATGCCCGGGCTACCCCGGGCGCTGGCCCGACGGATTTTTGAAACCTTTCAGGGAGACAAGGGCGGCTGA
- a CDS encoding NAD(P)H-hydrate dehydratase has product MKVSTVGQMRAMDRAAMEKYGIPGELLMENAGHAAFSVLSCMVLVDGNLFVVVCGLGNNGGDGFVVARKIVSHGGRAVVFIIGDPKKISGAGALHLNLLRRLPVDIRLTDDLGALESILAGCTLVVDALLGTGLSREVTGLHRQVIEVLNRSGKPVLSIDIPSGVSGDTGNIQGCAVRADHTVTFGLPKIGNLLYPGFEMCGTLHVSHISFPVDLYRSHELLIAINDPPPLPPRPTTGHKGTFGQALFIAGAAGYLGAPCFAALSFLKAGGGYSRLAAPAGITPFIAMKGSEIVFLPQQETADGSIALANFDCLADTAAGQDMVILGPGLSLNGESQKLARRLAATIEKPLLIDGDGLTALCADLGILRQRQASTVLTPHTGEMSRLTGLAVDDIENDRIGILQQTCRDLNCHIVLKGAHTLIGFPDGRVFINLSGNSGMASAGSGDVLTGAIAAAFCLGLPFPEAICKGVFLHGLAGDLAAEAFGKDGMTAQDLLDHLPLALRLDREGLPADLAKRYAGPRLVI; this is encoded by the coding sequence ATGAAAGTCAGTACAGTCGGCCAGATGCGGGCGATGGATCGGGCAGCCATGGAAAAGTATGGTATACCCGGGGAACTGCTGATGGAAAATGCAGGCCACGCTGCTTTTTCCGTCCTGTCCTGCATGGTCCTTGTTGACGGTAACCTCTTTGTCGTGGTCTGCGGACTGGGAAACAATGGCGGTGACGGTTTCGTCGTCGCCCGGAAGATCGTCTCCCATGGCGGCAGGGCGGTGGTGTTCATTATCGGCGATCCGAAAAAAATTTCCGGAGCAGGTGCGCTGCACCTCAACCTTCTGCGACGGCTGCCGGTTGACATACGGTTGACCGATGATCTTGGCGCACTTGAATCGATACTGGCCGGGTGCACCCTCGTCGTGGACGCCCTCCTCGGCACCGGGCTGTCCCGCGAGGTGACCGGCCTGCATCGCCAGGTGATCGAGGTCTTGAACCGAAGCGGAAAACCGGTGCTGAGCATCGATATTCCCTCCGGGGTTTCAGGAGACACGGGTAATATTCAGGGCTGTGCCGTGCGGGCAGACCATACGGTGACTTTCGGCCTGCCCAAAATCGGCAATCTCCTTTACCCGGGTTTTGAAATGTGCGGCACTCTGCATGTCAGCCACATATCGTTCCCTGTCGACCTTTACCGCTCGCACGAGTTGCTGATAGCCATCAACGACCCTCCGCCTCTGCCGCCACGACCCACGACCGGCCATAAGGGGACTTTCGGACAAGCCCTGTTTATTGCCGGAGCGGCAGGATATTTGGGAGCTCCCTGTTTCGCCGCGCTGTCCTTTCTCAAAGCCGGCGGCGGGTACAGCCGTCTGGCCGCACCCGCCGGAATAACCCCCTTTATCGCCATGAAGGGGAGCGAAATCGTTTTTCTTCCCCAACAGGAAACGGCCGACGGGAGCATAGCCCTGGCCAATTTCGACTGTCTGGCGGATACGGCCGCCGGGCAGGATATGGTCATCCTCGGCCCGGGTCTGTCCTTGAACGGTGAAAGCCAGAAGCTGGCCCGCCGCCTGGCCGCTACCATTGAAAAACCGCTGCTGATCGACGGCGACGGCCTGACCGCCCTTTGTGCCGACCTCGGTATTCTGCGGCAACGGCAGGCATCGACCGTGCTCACTCCGCATACCGGGGAGATGTCCCGTCTGACCGGCCTGGCTGTCGACGACATTGAAAACGACCGCATCGGGATCCTGCAGCAGACCTGCAGGGACCTGAACTGTCATATCGTTCTCAAGGGTGCGCACACCCTGATCGGCTTCCCCGACGGCCGGGTATTCATCAACCTTTCCGGCAACAGCGGCATGGCTTCGGCCGGGTCGGGAGATGTTCTGACGGGCGCCATCGCCGCCGCCTTCTGCCTGGGACTGCCCTTCCCCGAGGCAATCTGCAAGGGCGTGTTTCTGCACGGTCTGGCCGGCGATCTCGCTGCTGAGGCATTCGGCAAGGACGGCATGACGGCGCAGGACCTGCTCGATCATCTCCCCCTGGCCCTCAGGCTGGACAGGGAGGGGCTGCCGGCGGATCTAGCGAAGCGTTATGCAGGTCCGCGGCTGGTCATCTGA